A stretch of the Thiomicrorhabdus xiamenensis genome encodes the following:
- a CDS encoding glycosyltransferase family 2 protein: MLKENALPSIINQTVQPTAVVIVSDRRSLNKDEVLCFNTTIGKEIPLYTITNSNKAGVAGSWNTGIDFISKKYPESYIAIIDDDDQWHTNHLSTCISHSANGTADVVLSGINVITNKKKVKANIPLNISINDFLVGNPGWQGSNTFIKANLAIKIGGFTNGQISGNDRDFAIRVLESEAVKITYTTEATVDWRCNQSPEALSAPGSKQKLKGYAQFLKLHGHKMSSKERSSFFARSEQLFSISKQDILKELELLTSANE, from the coding sequence ATGCTCAAAGAGAATGCGCTTCCTTCCATAATCAATCAGACAGTTCAACCTACAGCAGTAGTAATCGTTTCAGATCGCCGTTCTTTAAATAAAGACGAAGTTTTATGCTTTAACACTACTATTGGCAAGGAAATCCCTTTATATACAATTACAAACTCAAATAAAGCAGGTGTTGCTGGTAGCTGGAATACAGGAATTGATTTCATATCTAAAAAATATCCAGAGAGCTACATCGCAATTATTGATGATGATGATCAATGGCATACAAACCATTTATCAACTTGTATTTCTCACAGTGCTAATGGCACTGCCGATGTAGTTCTCTCTGGAATCAATGTCATCACAAATAAAAAGAAGGTTAAAGCTAATATCCCGTTAAATATTTCTATTAATGATTTTCTCGTTGGAAACCCCGGATGGCAGGGATCTAATACATTTATTAAAGCCAATCTCGCTATCAAAATTGGTGGATTCACAAATGGACAGATAAGCGGAAATGACAGAGATTTCGCTATTCGCGTTTTAGAATCAGAAGCAGTTAAAATCACTTATACTACTGAAGCTACCGTTGATTGGAGGTGCAATCAATCACCAGAAGCTCTTTCTGCTCCCGGCTCTAAACAAAAACTAAAAGGGTATGCTCAGTTTTTAAAATTACATGGCCACAAAATGTCTTCTAAAGAGCGGTCATCTTTTTTTGCTAGATCAGAACAACTATTCTCAATTTCCAAACAAGATATTCTTAAAGAACTCGAACTACTAACCTCAGCCAATGAATAA